The DNA sequence TTCTTTTGTATATCTTAAAACTCCTATCATGCCTATAATTAAAAATGGAACTAATGCTTTAACATATGACCATCCCTTCATAGAAAAACTTCCCATTTGCCAAAGACTTATACTTTTTATATCTTCACTAAAAAGTGCTGTAAGTGTTGTGAGTAGTGCATTTACAAATAGTGAGAATACCATACCTGCTAATATAATAGTGTTGTTTGACATAGATTTATCTATTTTTGAAGAAAAAACTACAACTCCATATACTGTTAATAATCCAAATAAAAATCCTACTACCGGAAGTGTTAATTGACCTAAAAATGGTATTGAAATTCCAGTAACTATAATAATTCCAGCTCCTAAAGATGCCCCAGATGACACACCTAGAGTATAAGGTGATGCAAGTTCATTTTTAAGTATTGATTGGACTACAGATCCACTTACTGCTAAACACCCTCCAACCATAAATGCAAGTAATACTCTTGGCAGCCTTAGAGACCATATTATAGATATATTCTTTGGATCTACACCGTCTCTCAAAGGTATATTGAATACATTGTTGAGTATTATACTCATTGTATCTAGTATATGAATATTGGAACTTCCTATGGAAGTTCCAATACTTATTATCATAAATACTAAAGGTATTGATAGTATCGCTAGTTGTCTATTTTTGTTTTGCATATGCATCTGGATTTATGTACTCCGCCATTTGCTTTAATGCTTTTGTTATATTTTGAGATGGTCTAGATGTTGTATTTGCATCTACTAAGTAAACTTGTCCATTTTTAATTGCTGCTATATTTTGCCAACCTTCACGATTTTTTATTTCTTTAACTGCATCTGGAACATAGTTTACATTAGTTATTATTACATCTGGGTTTTTCTCTATTATAGACTCTGCACTTGGAGATATCCATCCACCTTGATCTTTAAATATGTTTTCTCCACCTACAAGTTCTATCATCTCATTTAAAAATGTTTTATTTCCAAAACTATATAAGTTTGGTGCTGGACCTATTTCAAAGTAAACTTTCTTTTTACCTTTTATAGATTTTCCTATTTTCTCAACTTCTGCAACTTGAGCCTTCATATTATCAACTATTTTTTTACCTTTATCTTGAGTTCCTGTTATATCAGAAATAAACATTATATCATCATAAATTCCTTTTATGCTATCGCTACTTGGTATATATGCAACACTTATTCCTGCATCTTTAACAACTTTAAATGGATCTTCACTTTTTCCTGTTTTATTATGTCCTGATGCTATTATCATATCTGGATTTAATGATACTATTGCTTCTGGATCTGGATTTGAAAAATCTATTAATTTTATATTCTTTGGTAAACCAGGTATATCAGCAGAATATTTATCTACTGCAACTAGTTTATCTGCTAATCCTAATTCTACTAATATCTCAGTGTTTGAAGGAGCTGTAGATACTATTCTATTGATTTTTTGGGGAACCTTAAAATCATTTCCTTCTCTATCTTTTACCAACTTTTCTTTCTGAGAACATCCAGCCATAGCCAACATAACCACTAATAATGTAGTTATTAATGTTAAAATTCTTTTTTTCATTTTTTTCTCTCCTTACTTATAATTTCGACTTATAAATTCAGTTTCTTTAATTTCTTCATCTTTATTGAACTTTAGAGCAAGTATAAAAAAGTAACCTGAAAGTAAATTTGCAAAGTCAAATAATAGTTCATCTACTTCATTACCTTGTTCTTTATATCTATAAAGCAACCTAACTAGTGCTTTAAACTTAGTTCTTATAATATGCGCATAACTAGCACAAATACATCCTTCAGGTATAACAAACTTATTAATTCTTCCTTCTATTTCAGATTTATAAAATACAGTTCTTGATTCTATCCATTTTAATTCATCTTTTGTAATACTTACAAAGGTTCTAAGAGATGCATTCATGTGATATACTAATTCATTTATTTTACTTAATTCATATTTTAATGATTTATCATCTACAAATGCTCTTAAAAGTCCAATTGTACTTGAAATTTCATCAGTAAAGATTTCAAAATCACATCTCAAATCACTAGAATCATCATATAAAAATGGATATGCTAAATATTTTGACATTTACTACTTCCTTTCAATAATTTATTTAATATATACTTCAATATTTTTTAAAAAAATCCTCCTTTATGTAAAACTTTGTAGCATGAAATTAAAGCTATTTATGTAAAAAGACACACTCTTAAGAGTATGCCTTCAAATCTTAATAATTTTAGCTTTTTTCTAATCTTAAGAGAATATTAACAATTAGTATTTTGACTTAATTTAATTCTACTTTCTTATTTTATAAATTTGTTATATTTTACTTGGGTATATTAGAATTACATCTAATTTGTTATTGAGTTTAACAAATACACAATCCAATTATTTAATTATCCAACATGTAAATATATAAATTGGTGCGTAGTATATATTCCCCAAATTTTTAAATTTAATCAGTTACAAATATTTTTTATTTATTTCTTCTTCCTTTTATAAAATCTATAACTATATATAATACTATTCCTACTGTTATTACCATAACTATATCTGTTATTATAGGACTAACTCCCATTCTATATCCCATATATCTAAATGGATTATATCCCCCAAATCCAAAGAATCCTCCACCATAACTACGTGGCATATACATCCTTCTTCCACTACTTCCATAGTCATCGTAATTTTTATTTCTTGATTTACTATTATCATTTTCCTTTGTTTTAGGTTTTGTACTTGGTTTTGTTGAAAATTTACCTGAATCTGGTTTTGTAGTACTTTTTTTAGGTTTAGTTACATTATTGGAGGAACCTTTACTTGTTGAATCTTTATTTATATTACTAGTGTCTGATTTTGGCTTCGTTGTGAAACTGCCTGAATCTGGTTTTGTTGTACTTTGTTTTTTATTTGTTATACCTGACTTTGGTTTAGTTTTATCCTCAGATTTACTTTTTGTAGTATTTGATTTTGGTTTTGTTGTAAACCCTCCTGAATCAACTTTACTATTGCTTGTAGATTTAGGTTTTGTATAAGTAGCTTTTGGTTTACTAGAACTACTTGAACTTGATTTTGAACTAAAGCTACTCGATTTCGGCTTTGAGCTAAAACTACTTGACTTTGGCTTTGAGCTAAAGCTACTCGACCTTGACTTTGAGCTGGAACTACTTGAACTTCTAGAAGATTTCGCTAAAGCTACCTTATATTCTCCAGTATTTTTACTATTGTAATCAGAACTAGCATAAGCTTTGTCTACCGTAAATGTAAGTGCACATGTTATTGTAAATATGAATAAAGTAAAAAAAAGTATAATATTTTTTTTAATATTTTTCATTAAACATTTAACCCCATTTCTATAAACTTTTCATAAAGTCTATCTAAATTGCTAGAATCATCATCTTCAATTACAGAATCATAGCTTTCCTCCCCTTTAAATTTAAAATACTCTAATAACTGTTGATTGTCACTATCATTGATATCTACTAAATAAACATATCTACTTAAAGAATCATCTTCATGCTTTTCTATTAAATATCCTTTTACATCAAATTTAAATTCCTCATCTTCATTGTATAAGGTTACAGTATCACTTGATTTTGTAAATACAAACTGAGACTTATCACATTCATAAGTATATTCTAATTCCCTGCAATTTAGACATCTATTAAAACAGCACTCACTTACACAGTTTATGCATTTACATTTCATACATCTATCTAACTTTCCTATAGATTCCCTTTTATCTCTAGTTAAATAAGCTTGTATATCTGAATCTACATCTAATTTCTTTTTAAAAATTTTAGAAAATAACCCCTTATCTTCTCTTTTCTCTTCCTTTTCTAAATTATCTAGAAAATTAATATAATCGCTTAAATCATATACCTTTCTTATAAAAACTCTTTTATTAAGTTCTTTATCAGTTAATATTTGTTTTAAGTCATTTACTGCAAACATTAAATCAGTATACATCTTATCATACTTATTTTTTTCCTTTAAAATTTTTTCACTCATAATATACCTCCCTTTAGCTGTACTTATATAAATCATTTTAGTTAACACAAACAAGGTAGATAGCCTTTGACCATCTACCTAGGTAGCTTTTATATTTATTTATTCATTTCTCTTTTTATTCTCTCTAATTCATCTTCTACTTTAGACTCTACAACTGGAGAATCATTTATATATTCATCAAGCATATCATCTTCATTCTTAGGTTTCATATCCTCTAAAGCTTTTCCGTAACTTTCCTTTTCTTGAACTTTCTTTTCTAAGTCATCTAAGTTTATTCCATGATCATCGCTAAGACCTGATAATGTCTCATTTATTTCATTATTTATCTCGGCAACATCAAGTCTTGTTGCTAACTCTTGTTTTTTAGATTTCATTTTAGATATCTCAAGTTCTAATTCATCTATCTTAAACTTTATTTCTTGTATTTTCTTATCTTGAGCTTCTATTCTAGCCACAGTTTGATTTAATTTATCTTGTATTTCTAGTTTTTGTTTAACAAAACTTTGTGCTTTTTCATTATCTTCTTTTAATATAGCTGCTTTTGTAGCTTGTTCATACTTCTCTATTTTTTCTTCTAGAGATTTTTTCTCATTTCTTATATTATCTACTGATGCTATGAAAGTTGCACATTGCTTTTTAGCCTCTTGAAGTAATTTTTCTTTTTTATTTATAGATAATTCTAACATTTCAATAGGGTCTTCATGTTTTTCTATCGCTTTATTAGCTTTAGCTTCTACTACGTTTTTTAATCTTTTAAAAAATCCCATTTACATTCCATCTCCATTCATATAATTAAGGTTTAAATTAAATTCAATTTTATTGTAATAATTATTAATATATATGATAACATAAATCCTAGTATTTTCCACATTTATTTGAATTTGTTACTATTTTTTATCTTTTTCATTAACTAGTTTTAATAATTCCTCTATCTCTTTATCCTTTTCTCTTAATTTTTCTTCATATTCCTTTTTTGCATCTTCCATACTTTTACTCAATACATTTATCAATGATGCCATTTCATCTGAGCTCCCTGCTATTCTATTTAAGAGCATTAAATTTTGTGCTAGTACTTCTG is a window from the Paraclostridium sordellii genome containing:
- a CDS encoding FecCD family ABC transporter permease: MHMQNKNRQLAILSIPLVFMIISIGTSIGSSNIHILDTMSIILNNVFNIPLRDGVDPKNISIIWSLRLPRVLLAFMVGGCLAVSGSVVQSILKNELASPYTLGVSSGASLGAGIIIVTGISIPFLGQLTLPVVGFLFGLLTVYGVVVFSSKIDKSMSNNTIILAGMVFSLFVNALLTTLTALFSEDIKSISLWQMGSFSMKGWSYVKALVPFLIIGMIGVLRYTKEMDILTFGEEQAKVVGVETNKIKKYLFIFSAVLTGSAVALSGTIGFVDLIAPHMVRKVFGSKHSYVIPMSFVFGGSLMVITDLISRTIISPAELPVGSITAIIGAPFFAYVYFSKGKK
- a CDS encoding ABC transporter substrate-binding protein, producing the protein MKKRILTLITTLLVVMLAMAGCSQKEKLVKDREGNDFKVPQKINRIVSTAPSNTEILVELGLADKLVAVDKYSADIPGLPKNIKLIDFSNPDPEAIVSLNPDMIIASGHNKTGKSEDPFKVVKDAGISVAYIPSSDSIKGIYDDIMFISDITGTQDKGKKIVDNMKAQVAEVEKIGKSIKGKKKVYFEIGPAPNLYSFGNKTFLNEMIELVGGENIFKDQGGWISPSAESIIEKNPDVIITNVNYVPDAVKEIKNREGWQNIAAIKNGQVYLVDANTTSRPSQNITKALKQMAEYINPDAYAKQK
- a CDS encoding ATP:cob(I)alamin adenosyltransferase, whose translation is MSKYLAYPFLYDDSSDLRCDFEIFTDEISSTIGLLRAFVDDKSLKYELSKINELVYHMNASLRTFVSITKDELKWIESRTVFYKSEIEGRINKFVIPEGCICASYAHIIRTKFKALVRLLYRYKEQGNEVDELLFDFANLLSGYFFILALKFNKDEEIKETEFISRNYK
- a CDS encoding PspA/IM30 family protein, which codes for MGFFKRLKNVVEAKANKAIEKHEDPIEMLELSINKKEKLLQEAKKQCATFIASVDNIRNEKKSLEEKIEKYEQATKAAILKEDNEKAQSFVKQKLEIQDKLNQTVARIEAQDKKIQEIKFKIDELELEISKMKSKKQELATRLDVAEINNEINETLSGLSDDHGINLDDLEKKVQEKESYGKALEDMKPKNEDDMLDEYINDSPVVESKVEDELERIKREMNK